One part of the Actinotignum schaalii genome encodes these proteins:
- the cas6e gene encoding type I-E CRISPR-associated protein Cas6/Cse3/CasE: MADQHTSEPQPIFLTKVPVHTLLSRVALHKPERGWTLKDPQVRHRAIMALFPQTNAEHPRAEMGILFRLDHVPGDAPFFLIQSREPVPQLNLPHDAAMKEVELKELPAGTPVSFRIAINAIQRIGTGGTRSIPLDGEEPAPGVPSLSEWLSAKLSPALTNTEIIDARREVLTTGSGKDKQRAVQIDTINGVAAVGDSGALLAAQTNGVGRAKSYGCGLLSIQALS; this comes from the coding sequence ATGGCAGATCAACACACATCGGAACCCCAGCCGATCTTCCTAACAAAAGTACCGGTGCACACCCTTCTCTCACGCGTTGCCCTGCACAAGCCAGAGCGCGGATGGACACTGAAGGACCCGCAAGTACGCCACCGCGCGATCATGGCGCTCTTCCCACAGACCAACGCGGAACACCCCCGGGCGGAAATGGGGATTCTTTTCCGCTTGGATCACGTTCCCGGAGATGCCCCATTCTTCCTTATCCAATCCCGCGAACCGGTGCCGCAACTCAACCTCCCCCACGACGCCGCGATGAAAGAGGTTGAACTCAAGGAACTCCCAGCTGGAACTCCAGTTTCGTTCCGGATCGCTATCAATGCGATTCAACGCATTGGCACCGGGGGAACTCGGTCAATTCCGCTCGACGGGGAGGAACCTGCCCCTGGAGTCCCAAGTCTCTCTGAATGGCTGAGCGCAAAACTATCCCCTGCCCTCACGAATACAGAGATCATTGACGCGCGGCGCGAAGTTCTCACCACCGGTTCGGGAAAAGACAAACAACGTGCCGTCCAGATTGATACGATCAACGGAGTTGCCGCCGTGGGAGATAGTGGAGCACTACTCGCAGCCCAAACCAACGGGGTTGGACGTGCAAAAAGCTACGGCTGCGGACTCCTCTCCATCCAGGCACTATCGTGA